TCTGTCCCTGTCGGAGGTGACCGGTGAAGCAAGCGCTCGAGGCGGAGTTCACCGCATTCGTCGCGGATCGGGGGCAGGCGCTGCTCCGGATCGCGCATGCCTTGACGGGGGACCGGGAGGCCGCCGCGGACCTGGTGCAGGGTGCGCTGGCCAAGGCGTACGCCCGGTGGCCGCGCATCCACGGGGAGGCGGAGGCGTACGTACGGAAGATCATCTACAACGACCGGGTGTCGGCCTGGCGCCGGCCGATGCGCCGTAACGAGGTGACCGTCGCCGACGTGCCGGAACGGGCGCAGGCCGGACGGCACGACCATGACGTGACGGAGCGCCTGGCGCTGCGCGCGGCGCTGCTGTCGCTGCCCGCCCGGCAGCGGGCCGTGCTGGTGATGCGGTACCTGGAGGACCGCACCGTCGAGGAGACCGCCGAGGTGCTGGGTTGCCGGCCCGGGACGGTTGCCAGTCAGGCGTCCCGGGCGCTGGCCAAACTGCGCGAGCTGGTCGGTGGCGTCGAAGACTGGACGAATCGGACGGAGGTCGCTCGGTGAGGCATCTCGAGGACAACCTGCGCACCACCGTCGAGGACCTGGCCTCGTCGGCGCCGCCGCTGGACGGCCTGGCCATGATCGCCCGGATCCGCGGGCGCCGGATCCGCCGGCGCCGGCAGGCGGTGCTGTGCGCCGCGGTGGCCGTGCTGGCCGGGGCGGTCATCACGCCGTACGCCGTCTTCGGTCACCGTGACGGACGGCAACCGCAACCGGCCGCATCGGTGCCGTCCAGCAGACCCGCTGTCGCGGTCCCGATGCCGAGCACCACGGTGACCGTGCCGGCGATCCGCAAGGAGTGGTGGCGGGCGCCGGTCCGGCTGCCCGGTGGCGTGGTGGTCACCTCTGTGGGGCGGCCGGGCGCCACCGCCGAGGACGGCACGCCGGCCGGCCGGAGCGACGACCGGCAACACGGCAACGTGGCCCTCAACCGCGTCACCGGCAGGTACCAGGTCTACTCGGCGAAATACCAGCGGTTCGCCGCCGCGCCGGCCGGCCGGTACGTCCTGATCGAGGACGAGAGCGCGGGCGGGGGCGGCTACGTCCCGGTCGGCGTCCTCAACGCGGCCTACGGCTCGTGGCAGCTGTTCACCCACGGCGCCGGCCTCGGCACCGAGTGGTCTCCGGACGGCGAGAAGATCGCGTTGACCATGCAGACCGGCAATCTGCGGATCATCGTGGCGAAAACCGGCGCCGAGAAGGACCGGGAGATTCCGGGGGGCAGCGCGCTCTGCCCGGATGTCTGCACCTTCACCTGGCTGCCGGGCGGCACGGAGGTCGCGCTGGCCCAGCGGGACCCGGCCGTCGCGCAGTCCGAGGCGGTGCCGGACACGATCAAGGAGATCAAGGTGTTCTCGGCGGCCACCGGCGAACTGGTGCGCACGCTGCCGGTCCCGGGCGTGCCGGCCGGCTCGGGCGCCTGGTCGCCGGACGGCCGATACGTCGCGCTCCAGCCGGACGCCACCCAGCCGGACGGCATCCGGATCGCCGAGGTGGCCACCGGTCGCGTGGTGACCACCCTGCCGCTGGGCGCCCAGGTGCGCTTCGTCGCCGACCACCAGGTCCTGCTCGTGGACGGGCTGGACGTGCGGGTCTTCGACCTGGCCGGGCGGGTCCGGGCGACCAGCCGGCTGCCTGCCGACTTCGCCGATCGGGAGATCAGCCTCGGCGTCGAGTGATCAGGAGATGTGGCCCTGCTCGCGGGCCCACCGCAGGAGTTCCGCCTCGGCCTCGTCGCGATC
This window of the Actinoplanes oblitus genome carries:
- a CDS encoding WD40 repeat domain-containing protein, whose translation is MRHLEDNLRTTVEDLASSAPPLDGLAMIARIRGRRIRRRRQAVLCAAVAVLAGAVITPYAVFGHRDGRQPQPAASVPSSRPAVAVPMPSTTVTVPAIRKEWWRAPVRLPGGVVVTSVGRPGATAEDGTPAGRSDDRQHGNVALNRVTGRYQVYSAKYQRFAAAPAGRYVLIEDESAGGGGYVPVGVLNAAYGSWQLFTHGAGLGTEWSPDGEKIALTMQTGNLRIIVAKTGAEKDREIPGGSALCPDVCTFTWLPGGTEVALAQRDPAVAQSEAVPDTIKEIKVFSAATGELVRTLPVPGVPAGSGAWSPDGRYVALQPDATQPDGIRIAEVATGRVVTTLPLGAQVRFVADHQVLLVDGLDVRVFDLAGRVRATSRLPADFADREISLGVE
- a CDS encoding SigE family RNA polymerase sigma factor, with the translated sequence MKQALEAEFTAFVADRGQALLRIAHALTGDREAAADLVQGALAKAYARWPRIHGEAEAYVRKIIYNDRVSAWRRPMRRNEVTVADVPERAQAGRHDHDVTERLALRAALLSLPARQRAVLVMRYLEDRTVEETAEVLGCRPGTVASQASRALAKLRELVGGVEDWTNRTEVAR